Part of the Desulfonatronum thiosulfatophilum genome is shown below.
CCTAGGTTGAGCGATTACGATACATTCGCACTACAGTTCTGATTGCATAACATATTGTTTTTGTTTATAATTCTCTCCATTCAGGTCACTGCAAATATGCACCCCATGGGTGGAGGAGAATATGTCCAGAAACAATCACAACAAGGCTCATATCGTGAAAAAAGTTGAGGCCACCAACGAGACCTTGACCAGCCGGGCCGGCATCAATTTGTTCACGAGGTATCTGCATGCAATCCAGATCATCCCCTTGATTGAACTACTCTTCGGGAGAGTCCGCAAAAATTCAAAAGGGGCGTCCATCGTCGAGTTGTTCACTCAAATTTTGTGCTGGCACTTTGATGGTACCTGCCGTCATTTGTCATCCTTTGACACGCTGGCCAAAGACCCAGGATATGCGGCCAGCATTGAAATGGACCATAAACATATGGTTTCTTCGCATGCCATCAAAAGGTTTTTCAACTCGATCCCGTTACGTTTTTCGTCCATGTTTCGGATGCTGCTGATGCGCCTTTTTGTTTGGAGGCTGAACATCAGCAAGCCGGAACTGATCATCCTCAATATCGACGCCATGGTCATGGACAATAATGATGCTCCCAAGCGCGAAGGCGTCGAGCCGACTTATAAGAAAGTATGTGGTTTCGCACCATTGCAGATGACCTGGGGCAGGTTCATCATCGACGCTATATTTCGCAGTGGGAAGAAACACTCCAACCACGGCAACGATACCGCCAAAATGATCCACCGCGCGGTCAAGCTGATCCGGAGCAAATATTGCCAGGACGTGCCGATCATTGTTCGAATGGACTCCGGATATTGCGACCAGAAACTGTTCGCCGAAATGGAACGTCTCCAGATCGGATATATCTGCGGCGGCCGGTTTTTGCCTGATGTGAAAAGCTACATTAGTTCATTGCCCCAGAAAGCCTTTGATCGCCACTACGGCAAGACCGAGGAGGACATCTGGGAATACTGCGAATTCGGCGACCATCGCTCAACGTGGAAGCGTTTCCGCCGGGCCATCTTTTGGCGTCCACTACTGGAAGAGAAACGCTTTCTTCTCCCAGGAGCACGACCAGGAACCATGATCTACACCAATCTGGGCATGGGCCAAGCCATTGACGAACAACTCAAAAAATCCGGATATGAATACTTGACCAAGTCAGAAGAGATCATCAGCTCATATCACCAACGCGGAACGGACGAACTGGTCCATCGCTGCCTGAAGGATTTCGGTTTTGAACAGCTCCCCTTCAAGAACTTTGCTCCCAACGCGGCCATGTACTACACAATGCTTCTGGGGTTCTTTCTTTTCGAAACGTTCAAAGAGGACGTCAGTAATCCGGTGGTGTCCATATCCGCTACTCCGACCACCCTGCGCCGCAAGCTGGTGGATATAGCCGGGAAGATTGTCAGGACCGCGAAACAGGTCAAGCTTAAGGTGAGCGTTGCCGTCATGGAGGCTTTGAATTTCAAAGAACTCTGGGAGCGTTGCGCTAAGGCACCGCTTTTACTCTGGACTTAATCCTGAGCTTGGTCCTAGGGTTGATGGAAAGACAGAAGTATTGCGCCCAAAAAACGTTAAAGTGCCAATAAATTTGTTAAAAATTGCTGAAAAATTGAAAAATTAAGTCTACCTTCTCAGCAACATCGATAATTATCCTGATGCAAAGTCAAAACTTAACCTCAAATCGGCCCGAGTGGCTTGCGTGAATATTGAATCGATCAATTCAGGCACGAAAAAATAATGCCATTTAAATTTATGAGCCTCATCATAAATATAACAGGGAAGTAAAAGATTGCTATTATATGAATAAACGCTGCAATAAAAATTTTCAGAAAATCAATAGGCAATGATGTTTTTTTATAATAAAAGCCAAAGAAAAAAAGAAACGAAACAGCTAATCCTTGACGGATTACTAAAGTCGACAGCGATTCAAAAACAAAAAAAAAGTAAGACAAAAACAAGACAAAACAAGAAATAAACTTCATTTTTGATATTTGGTAAAAAAAAATCGATGCTGTAAAATAAAATATTACAACAAAAATACTAAGCGCAAACTCAAAAGACAATAATTGCGCAAGAATCCAAAAAAAAATATTGAATAAAATATAGTCATTGTTCAACGCAAAAACACCAGAAATATTGATTGAAGAAAAACTAATAAAATATTTATAATATATGCCAATATCGCCAACAAAACTTCCATCTAGAAATAGCAAATACACATAATGAAATACCCCAAAAATAATACTGAGACTATACATTATGCTGAGTGAAATGCTAATTCTAAAAATAGGCATCAGATTTCTACTTAATTTTATGGCTACTAATCACCAGCTTCAAGACGTCGTTACAATACAGCACTAATCCAGGGAGCCAGACTAGAGCATGCCACCATTTTAAAAAAATCATCATATTTGCATGGTGCGCGTACCTTGCCCAAAGAAGGCGAGAGCGCCATCGATAGCTCCTGGACGTATACGCCTTGCTTTCGGACAATAAAGCATACAGTTCGACCAACGGCACGGGATTCTGAACCTTCAGGGCAAGAATCCGGTCAGACATGCCGCCGGGCAAATATTCCTTAACGGCAACAGGATGTGGAATTGCAAGGCATTGGTTGTTTTCAGCGATCTTTGACCAAAGTAGGCCCGTTGGCACCCTGCGGCATGTCTTGTCGGCGCTAAAGATGTTTGCTTGTATCACATCCGTTCTGACAACTTCCTTCAAGTCCAACTTTACCCCGTGGTCTGCCCGCAATGCCGTGAAGTTGGTCATTGAAGCGGGAGGAATATTCGCGAAGTGTTTTTGTCCGGAGGTGATTTCAACCCCAAAGACAAGGCAAGTCAGAGGCTTTCCCGTATCCTTCAAGGATTCCATTTTTTGAATTGACGAGGCAATGATGTGCAGGGCGCCATGGGTAAAAAAATCATCAGAGTCCATCAAGATTGTATACTGTCCGGTCGCCATCAAAATGCCTTTTTTCAGGGCATGCGCTCTCCCCGAATTCTCCTGCCACATGTATACGAGTTTAATTTTATCCCCAAAGTAATTATTGCACAGTTCCCGCGTCCCGTCAGTTGATCCGTCATCCACGACAACAACCTCGACAAAGTAGTCCTGCTCAACAATGCTCTCAAAAAGTCTCTTCAGCAAATCACGCCGGTTATAGGTAGGTATAACAATTGACAAGAAAGCTTTTTGCATCTCTTCCTCAAGCATGTTCAACTTGCACGCACGGCAACCGCATAGCCGCGCTGGCCAGAGACTTTGAGTCGCGCGATTCGATACAGACCCTGGTTTTCGATTTCCCCAGCAGCCTGGACCACACCGTCAAATAATCCCGGTGTCACGTCGTCAAAGACGATCATGTCGCCTGGTCCCTGCCGGTCACGAACATAAACATATTCCGCCAGCACGTCGTCCAGGGTGTGTTGGGCGTCGAGGTAGGCGAAGTGGATCCGGGACAGGCCAGTACGGAGCAACTGCTGCTTGGTCCAGCCCTGGGTGAAGATGATCCGCTCCAGTTCCTCCGACCAGGGCGACAACAATTCGGATCGGGTCTTCTTGCCGTTAAGATCGTCGATGCAGTTCCAGTACAAGGGCGTGTTGTGGGGCAAGATATCCAAAGTGAGTACCGTGCCAGGACATCCGGCGTCAATCATGGCCCGGGCCATGCAAACGGCGGAAAATCCGCGTGCCATCCCCGTTTCCAGAATGGTCGCCGGTGAATGGCCACGTTCTTCGTGCGCCCTGGTGTGGAGGAATTGGCGCAGGGTGGCGTAGAGTAGCCGTCCATGCTGCCAGTTGAGCCGGGACTTTTTGATCACCACCTGGGTATGCAGGGCCAGGCTGTCCAGCCATTGACGGTCAACGGCAAAGCCCATGCGCGCCTCCCAGGCGTCCATTTCAGGGTACTTTGCCGCTTTGGCTTCCGCATGCAACTGCTCATATGTGCCCCGGTCAGCACGGGGCGAGAACCAAAAGGGTCCACGGGAAACGTCCGCTCCCGGAAAAGCAAGCCAGCAATCATGGATTTGAGTTGTGTCAGGCGCATGATGGTCACGTCTCATTGGAAGCATCAGATAAATTTGTAACAACCTGCGACGCGAACCTGCTCTCCATTACGAGTGCATGGAAGCAAGCCACGTTGGTCACAGGGTGGTGCATGTCACATTCAATCGCCTTCCGTAGTGCAAGGTCATAGGCATCAGTCCGTGTATCGCGCAAATCCGTCCGTTTCCATATGCGGGGGTAAGTAGTGAAGCTGCGATGCACCTGGTTTCAGGCCCGAAAAGCCTGGTAATCTTTGAGACTGACCTTGGCATATACTGTCTGGCCCCATGCCAGGGGTATGAGGTCAGGCAGGCGGCGGAAGGCATCAGATGGATCTGAAGCAGCGGTGCTTTCGTTGCCTGAACATGTTCCGCTATGTGCTTAAAAATAGCAAATCCTGATCAAAGTGTTCCAGGGCGCTTTGGGTGATGATCATGTTGATTCCAGCCAGGAACGGTCGAACCAGGGTGCAGTCGGCTACATGCATCTCAAACCGGGAATCAGCGGACTGGTCTCACTGGTCCCAGTCACGATGCCTTTTCACATCCACTCCGACATAGCGCTGAAACGAATCACCAAGGAGGTTCTGCAACATTCTCCCATACCTTCCGCTCCCGCAGCCAAACTCAAGAATATGTACATCCCCGCCCAGCGCATCAGCCACCCTGGTCCACGGCAATGACATCCAGAACATATCGCTTAACCTTCTTGCCGGTGGAGCCTTCATACTGATTGTCGGCCAAAGCCCTTCCAATTGCCATCGGGGTAATACAAAATGACGCAGATCCAAATCCAGATCGCATTGTTTGCGAGAAAAACGGTTGTTCATCCATTTCACCAAAAAACATGTGATCCGTTGAAAATTGGTAGGGCCATGGTCGGCATTAAGGGAGTGTAATGATGTTGCTTCAGTCATCACACTTTTCCAAACAGCACCACAACGTTCCGTGATGCATTTCCAGTTCTGTAACATCTTTCCGGAATAAAAGTTTCAGAATAATATTTCCTGCAATAATTTTGAGACGTCGCTTGTAATTTGAATGTAGTATTCCTTCGCTATCCAACTGAACGATCCTGTAGCCAGCATTTGATGCATTATGTCGTAAAAATGCCTTGGCTTCTTTTGTGCTGAAGAACCAGCGGTGCCGATCAGAAGGAGGCTCTACGGGGAGTCCGTAGAATTTTAGATGTTTGTCCGGCGCATAGTCCCCACGACGCAACATTGACAAAAAACCGCCGTAGGGATTGGGGAGAGAGATGATGACATTTTTTCGGGCGACCCTGCACAATTCATGGAACATGAAGTGAATTTTTTCCAAATGTTCCAGAACATCCAGGCAAAGCACCGTGTCAAAGCTGGTATCTTCAAAGGGCAGTGGACCTGCGTCCAGGTCTATTTCCATATCAACTCTCTCACCAAAACCAATCCCGCAGTACGCCCCCCCCCCTTGTTCCACATAAGGTTTCAGATATTTCCCATCCGCCCCAACATCCAGCACGCTGCCCAAAAGAAGGGGGTTGTACTTGTCATAAACATAGGCCGGTTTTGTCTCGCGGTCAGTATATGCGTTATCAGTAGTGTACTTCATTGTAGTAAGCTCCCTAAATATCCATGTTCTCTATTTCAGGCACTTCTGCAACCTTCAGAATCCTCCTGCACCTCTCCTTATAGGAAATCCTTTGAGCCAAGGCATACGCTTTTATTCGCATATGCTCGGCATAGTCCCGCTCTCTCAACACGGCCCGTATCCCCTCCACCAGCCCTTGCGGGTCTTCGGGCGGGACAAAATGCACTTCTCCATTTCTGAGCCAGTATTCTAGGGCTTGGATGCGGGTGGCCACCACGGGCGTGCCTGAGGCTAAGTATTCACCCAGCTTGACCGGGCTGGTCCACTGGGCGCTGGGGTGATGGGCCGAGGGGGGCAGCAGGAGGACGTCCGATGCCCAAAGCTGCTCCGGAACCTCGCTGTGCGGAAAGCGGCCGGCCAGGGACACGTTGTGCAGCGACCTAGCCCGGACCTGGTCAGCCACCCGGGCAATGTCCTGATCATGCCCGCCCACCAGGCGATAATCGAATTCCGGTGATAGCGCTGCAGCGTCCAGAATCGAGGGAATGCCTTTATAGTCGTACAGATGGCCAGCGTAAACAACAAGGGGCCGGTTTCGTTCTGGCTTGCTGTAGTCTGTGGGCCGGGTGAAAAGATCAAGGTCCACGGCGTCGGGCAGAACGTGAACTTTGTGTTTTGGGGCCCCCAAAGTCGCAAAATTGTCCCGCAGGACCGGGGCAATGGTCACCAGGGCCTTGAACTGATGCAGCTCGCCCAGCCCCTGGATCATGCGCAGCAACGGCCGCGATGTATTGCCCACATGAGCGTGCGACTCGGCAACAGTAGGCACACCTATTGCGGCGAGCCGGACCGGGGCAATGTAATTCCTGGAAAAGGCGAAATCCGGCCGGATATCTCTTGCATGGTGCAAAACCTGTCGGGCAAAAGCGTTGTGGATGTTCAGCGGCAGCATGTACCATCTGCCAGGAGATTGGATAAACGTTACACGGGTTGACAGATGAAATCGTTCCTGAAGCTGTTTGTCGGTCAAATGTCCGCATTTGGCTTTCCGGCACACCACTGTCACGTCATGCCCAAGCTTTGCAAACCCATCAGCCATCTTGATGGTGTTGACGGCATTGGCGAACAGAGAGTCTGCGGGAAAGGCAGAGGCAACAAGAATATTCATACATCAATTTCCATATTTGGCATTATGCTCATACCATTTGGATAGTGCCGAGAGAGTCCAGGCCCGGGCGGTGCGATAGGGTATGCCAGGAGCCAAAAGTTTTTGAAAATCCTCTGCGAGTAGACCGTGACGAAACATCAAGCTATTGCGAATTTCCACCTCGAGCTTGTCAAAATCGTACCAATGCAGGGTCTTCATTGAAAAGCCCTGCTTGGGGTGGTTTAAAACCCGGTCTGGTACCTTCCCGGCTATGGATCTCCGGATGAGTTGTTTACCGTGTCCAGGCCGATACAGCGGCGTTGGCTGACTCAGTGCACGGTCAATCATTCTGCGGTCCAGAAAGGGTGCTCGGACTTCCAGAGAATGGGCCATGCTCATATTGTCCGTCTTGGCACAGATGGAACCGCTGCAAAAGGTCATCAGGTCAACGCGCTGTAATGCGTTTTGGGATGGCAGATCCTTGATCCAGTGTTTCCGTAAAGGGGCGAGCATGGCTTCATCATCAAAGCCTCTGCCCAAAGGAGCGAACATCAGGGCTGCTTCTTCCGGCAAAAAACGGGGAAAAACCTTCATGGCGTGCGCATGCAGGGAGGATTTTCCAGCAAATGTGGCAAACATCCCGGCTGATTCTTTCGAAATTAGACTGCGCACTGCTTTTTTCAGTCGGATCAAAGTAAACAGGCGCTCATCATACCATACATACCCGCCGAACAACTCATCTCCGCCGTCCGCGCTAAGTACGGTCTTAAAATGACGCACCACTTCTCTGGACAGATGATGCCAGGTCAAAAGTGCGGAATAACCCTGCGGCTGGGCAGCGGATATGGCAACCTGGTTCCGTAGATTGTCAACATCTTCGGGGATCAGATCAACAGTTATATTGTCCAGCCCCAAATATCTGGCCGTCTCCTGGGCCAGTGGCGCCTCGCTGCGAGGCTCATCCACAAAGTGAAGGGTAAAGGTTTTCAAATCCGCAATTCCAGCCCGTGAAAGCAGGCTGGCCATGCAAGTGGAATCCAGCCCGCCAGAGAGCAGCAGCCCCACAGGGACATCTGCAATCAAATGTTCCTTACAAATATCAGTAAAAAAAGAGGCAAATCCCTCGGGGGTATCAGGCGTTCCGTCAACACGGTCCGGAGGGCTCCAAAATTGCCTCGGGGTGCAGGACTCTCCCGGTGTCCAGACCATGTAATGTCCAGGGCACAAAGCCTGCATTCCCTCCCATACAGCCAAAGGCGCAGGCACATAACCCAGTGTCAGAACAGAGCACAGAGCTTCGTACGAAATGGTAGCGGGACGGGGATCAATAATCCTCAGTGCCTGGGGAGTGGAGCCAAATGCAAGATTTTCGTCCCACACGGTATAGTAAAGGGGTTTCTGGCCAACAGGATCCCTGGCCAGAAAACATTTCTGCCTGTACCCATCCCAGATCGCAAAGGCGTACATCCCTTCAATGCGGGACAGCAGGTCAACATCCCAGACTGCATAGGCATGCAACAACACCTCGGTGTCGCTGGTTCCACGAAACACGCATCCTTTGTCCTCGAGTTGTTCCCTCAATGCCCGTGCATTATAGATTTCGCCATTGTAGGTGATGACAATTTTTGGCCGATCCGGATGCACCATGGGCTGTGCACCGCGTTCAGACAAATCCTGAATGGACAGCCGACGATGAAACAACCAGACCGGGATCGAACGGTCAACCCATTCGCCCCCAGCATCAGGACCGCGGTGATGTAAAAGTTTATCAACTTCCTGGATAGACTTTTTATCTGGTAAATAATTTATGCTTCCGAGGATGCCACACATCAAAGATTTTTCCTACACACAACTA
Proteins encoded:
- a CDS encoding IS1380 family transposase, which gives rise to MSRNNHNKAHIVKKVEATNETLTSRAGINLFTRYLHAIQIIPLIELLFGRVRKNSKGASIVELFTQILCWHFDGTCRHLSSFDTLAKDPGYAASIEMDHKHMVSSHAIKRFFNSIPLRFSSMFRMLLMRLFVWRLNISKPELIILNIDAMVMDNNDAPKREGVEPTYKKVCGFAPLQMTWGRFIIDAIFRSGKKHSNHGNDTAKMIHRAVKLIRSKYCQDVPIIVRMDSGYCDQKLFAEMERLQIGYICGGRFLPDVKSYISSLPQKAFDRHYGKTEEDIWEYCEFGDHRSTWKRFRRAIFWRPLLEEKRFLLPGARPGTMIYTNLGMGQAIDEQLKKSGYEYLTKSEEIISSYHQRGTDELVHRCLKDFGFEQLPFKNFAPNAAMYYTMLLGFFLFETFKEDVSNPVVSISATPTTLRRKLVDIAGKIVRTAKQVKLKVSVAVMEALNFKELWERCAKAPLLLWT
- a CDS encoding glycosyltransferase family 2 protein, whose translation is MLEEEMQKAFLSIVIPTYNRRDLLKRLFESIVEQDYFVEVVVVDDGSTDGTRELCNNYFGDKIKLVYMWQENSGRAHALKKGILMATGQYTILMDSDDFFTHGALHIIASSIQKMESLKDTGKPLTCLVFGVEITSGQKHFANIPPASMTNFTALRADHGVKLDLKEVVRTDVIQANIFSADKTCRRVPTGLLWSKIAENNQCLAIPHPVAVKEYLPGGMSDRILALKVQNPVPLVELYALLSESKAYTSRSYRWRSRLLWARYAHHANMMIFLKWWHALVWLPGLVLYCNDVLKLVISSHKIK
- a CDS encoding class I SAM-dependent methyltransferase — its product is MGFAVDRQWLDSLALHTQVVIKKSRLNWQHGRLLYATLRQFLHTRAHEERGHSPATILETGMARGFSAVCMARAMIDAGCPGTVLTLDILPHNTPLYWNCIDDLNGKKTRSELLSPWSEELERIIFTQGWTKQQLLRTGLSRIHFAYLDAQHTLDDVLAEYVYVRDRQGPGDMIVFDDVTPGLFDGVVQAAGEIENQGLYRIARLKVSGQRGYAVAVRAS
- a CDS encoding class I SAM-dependent methyltransferase, translated to MTEATSLHSLNADHGPTNFQRITCFLVKWMNNRFSRKQCDLDLDLRHFVLPRWQLEGLWPTISMKAPPARRLSDMFWMSLPWTRVADALGGDVHILEFGCGSGRYGRMLQNLLGDSFQRYVGVDVKRHRDWDQ
- a CDS encoding class I SAM-dependent methyltransferase, which encodes MKYTTDNAYTDRETKPAYVYDKYNPLLLGSVLDVGADGKYLKPYVEQGGGAYCGIGFGERVDMEIDLDAGPLPFEDTSFDTVLCLDVLEHLEKIHFMFHELCRVARKNVIISLPNPYGGFLSMLRRGDYAPDKHLKFYGLPVEPPSDRHRWFFSTKEAKAFLRHNASNAGYRIVQLDSEGILHSNYKRRLKIIAGNIILKLLFRKDVTELEMHHGTLWCCLEKCDD
- a CDS encoding glycosyltransferase — its product is MNILVASAFPADSLFANAVNTIKMADGFAKLGHDVTVVCRKAKCGHLTDKQLQERFHLSTRVTFIQSPGRWYMLPLNIHNAFARQVLHHARDIRPDFAFSRNYIAPVRLAAIGVPTVAESHAHVGNTSRPLLRMIQGLGELHQFKALVTIAPVLRDNFATLGAPKHKVHVLPDAVDLDLFTRPTDYSKPERNRPLVVYAGHLYDYKGIPSILDAAALSPEFDYRLVGGHDQDIARVADQVRARSLHNVSLAGRFPHSEVPEQLWASDVLLLPPSAHHPSAQWTSPVKLGEYLASGTPVVATRIQALEYWLRNGEVHFVPPEDPQGLVEGIRAVLRERDYAEHMRIKAYALAQRISYKERCRRILKVAEVPEIENMDI
- the asnB gene encoding asparagine synthase (glutamine-hydrolyzing); the protein is MCGILGSINYLPDKKSIQEVDKLLHHRGPDAGGEWVDRSIPVWLFHRRLSIQDLSERGAQPMVHPDRPKIVITYNGEIYNARALREQLEDKGCVFRGTSDTEVLLHAYAVWDVDLLSRIEGMYAFAIWDGYRQKCFLARDPVGQKPLYYTVWDENLAFGSTPQALRIIDPRPATISYEALCSVLTLGYVPAPLAVWEGMQALCPGHYMVWTPGESCTPRQFWSPPDRVDGTPDTPEGFASFFTDICKEHLIADVPVGLLLSGGLDSTCMASLLSRAGIADLKTFTLHFVDEPRSEAPLAQETARYLGLDNITVDLIPEDVDNLRNQVAISAAQPQGYSALLTWHHLSREVVRHFKTVLSADGGDELFGGYVWYDERLFTLIRLKKAVRSLISKESAGMFATFAGKSSLHAHAMKVFPRFLPEEAALMFAPLGRGFDDEAMLAPLRKHWIKDLPSQNALQRVDLMTFCSGSICAKTDNMSMAHSLEVRAPFLDRRMIDRALSQPTPLYRPGHGKQLIRRSIAGKVPDRVLNHPKQGFSMKTLHWYDFDKLEVEIRNSLMFRHGLLAEDFQKLLAPGIPYRTARAWTLSALSKWYEHNAKYGN